One window of Lawsonibacter asaccharolyticus genomic DNA carries:
- a CDS encoding Na+glutamate symporter — MTLEKILGYFGTYTAGVDGAVSSFQFEYLTSLGFAAIVIFLGHAIVKRSALLKKFAIPAPVVSGLLFSIAVAILKASGVMAFSFDVKTIQDLCQNIFFMCVGFGFSWKLIRHAGGKLCIMIAVAACLLITLQDVLGVLVGNLIGMDPYLALQCSSASMSGGVGTASAFGPIFIDWGAPESATTVGVTAGTLGNIMGSLIGGPVAAFLISRHHLKADPNDKPEAAADGKINELSNSRMVSMFGMVLLLCALGMPIYCILDNIPMIEMPKFIGCLFAGAIARNVMEAAHIKFYTPEVDALEHMFLELYLALVLMTIDITALADVAGQMGIILLLQAALMALFAIFVSYNMFGRNYGAAVMAAGNCGWGCGSGPNAVANEKAVMDQYGWHNVAWVLYPSFAVIIDDIYNPIFLSVFGGLLAH; from the coding sequence ATGACTTTGGAAAAAATCCTTGGCTATTTCGGGACCTACACAGCTGGTGTGGATGGAGCGGTCAGCTCCTTTCAGTTCGAGTATCTCACCAGCCTTGGTTTCGCAGCTATTGTGATCTTTCTGGGCCACGCCATCGTCAAGCGCTCCGCGCTTCTGAAAAAATTTGCAATTCCCGCTCCTGTGGTCTCCGGCCTGCTGTTCTCTATCGCAGTCGCCATTCTAAAGGCATCTGGCGTGATGGCCTTTTCCTTCGATGTCAAGACCATCCAGGACCTGTGCCAGAACATTTTCTTTATGTGCGTGGGCTTCGGCTTCAGCTGGAAGCTGATCCGGCACGCCGGCGGCAAGCTGTGCATCATGATCGCTGTGGCCGCCTGCCTGCTGATCACCCTCCAGGACGTGCTGGGCGTACTGGTGGGCAACCTCATCGGGATGGACCCCTATCTGGCTCTTCAGTGTTCCTCCGCCTCCATGTCCGGCGGCGTGGGCACCGCCTCCGCTTTCGGCCCCATCTTCATCGATTGGGGTGCCCCTGAGTCCGCCACCACCGTGGGCGTCACCGCCGGCACCCTGGGCAACATCATGGGCTCCCTCATCGGCGGCCCTGTGGCTGCGTTCCTTATCAGCCGCCACCACCTGAAGGCGGACCCCAACGACAAGCCCGAGGCGGCCGCTGACGGCAAGATCAATGAACTGAGCAACAGCCGCATGGTCTCCATGTTCGGCATGGTCCTGTTGCTGTGCGCCCTGGGCATGCCCATCTACTGCATCCTGGACAACATCCCCATGATCGAGATGCCCAAGTTTATCGGCTGCCTGTTCGCCGGCGCCATCGCCCGCAATGTGATGGAGGCCGCCCACATCAAGTTCTATACCCCCGAGGTGGACGCCCTGGAGCATATGTTCCTGGAACTCTATCTGGCCCTGGTGCTGATGACCATCGACATTACTGCTCTGGCTGACGTGGCTGGGCAGATGGGCATCATCCTGCTGCTTCAGGCAGCGCTCATGGCTCTGTTCGCCATCTTTGTCTCCTACAACATGTTCGGCCGCAACTACGGCGCCGCCGTCATGGCCGCCGGCAACTGCGGCTGGGGCTGCGGCTCTGGTCCCAATGCCGTTGCCAACGAGAAGGCTGTTATGGATCAGTACGGCTGGCACAATGTGGCCTGGGTGCTGTATCCCTCTTTCGCCGTCATTATCGACGATATCTATAACCCCATTTTCCTCTCCGTGTTTGGCGGCCTTCTTGCTCACTAA
- a CDS encoding transcriptional regulator: MYQVIIIEDDPMVAAIDKQYVEADSQFRVVRTFKSGGEALAHLPELKADLIILDYYTPGMNGTEFVDQLHTLGESPFIIAVTSANDTHIVQGLLARGVLDYLVKPFQFPRFRQALDRFLQARRLLEQGPGSMDQSAIDQLVHHREAVPPGTPLDKGVNFSTLSRIRRFFDENPEHFFTSEQIAEHVGLSRITVRRYVNYMVDQGEITSSIDYQTGGRPSIRYLRLHS; the protein is encoded by the coding sequence ATGTACCAAGTCATTATCATCGAGGACGACCCCATGGTGGCCGCCATCGACAAGCAGTACGTGGAGGCGGACAGCCAGTTCCGTGTGGTCCGCACCTTCAAGAGCGGCGGAGAGGCTTTGGCCCATTTGCCGGAGCTCAAGGCGGATCTGATCATCCTGGACTACTACACCCCGGGCATGAACGGCACTGAATTCGTAGATCAGCTCCACACCCTGGGGGAGAGCCCCTTCATCATCGCGGTCACCTCCGCCAACGACACTCATATCGTCCAGGGCCTGCTCGCCCGGGGGGTGCTGGATTATCTTGTCAAGCCTTTCCAGTTCCCCCGCTTCCGTCAGGCGCTGGACCGGTTCCTTCAGGCCAGGCGGCTGCTGGAGCAGGGGCCCGGCAGCATGGACCAGAGCGCCATTGACCAGCTGGTCCATCACCGGGAGGCAGTGCCTCCCGGTACGCCCTTGGACAAGGGCGTGAATTTCAGCACTCTGTCCAGGATCCGCCGCTTTTTCGATGAGAACCCGGAGCACTTCTTTACCAGCGAACAGATCGCCGAACATGTGGGCCTGTCCCGTATCACGGTACGCCGCTATGTCAACTACATGGTGGATCAGGGGGAGATCACCAGCTCCATCGATTACCAGACCGGAGGCCGCCCCTCCATCCGCTACCTGAGGCTGCACAGCTGA
- a CDS encoding uracil phosphoribosyltransferase: MFDSKVHVLDHPLLQHKLSILRDERTGVKEFREIVSEIATLECYEATRDLPLEDVEIKTPVATGTFKCLTGKKLAIVPILRAGLGMVDGILTLIPSAKVGHIGLYRDPETLAPVEYYCKMPHDIAERDVIVLDPMLATGGSAVAAIQFLKNYECRSIKLMNILAAPEGIQAVRTAHPDVDIYVAAVDEKLNDHGYIVPGLGDAGDRIFGTK, encoded by the coding sequence ATGTTTGACAGCAAAGTCCATGTTTTGGATCACCCGCTGCTCCAGCACAAGCTGAGTATCCTGCGGGACGAGCGCACCGGTGTGAAGGAGTTCCGGGAGATCGTGTCCGAGATCGCTACACTGGAGTGTTATGAGGCTACCCGTGATCTGCCTCTGGAGGATGTGGAGATCAAGACTCCCGTGGCCACCGGCACCTTCAAGTGCCTGACGGGGAAGAAGCTGGCCATTGTTCCCATCCTGCGGGCTGGGCTGGGCATGGTGGACGGCATCCTGACGCTGATCCCCTCCGCCAAGGTGGGGCACATCGGCCTGTACCGGGACCCGGAGACCCTGGCACCGGTGGAGTATTACTGCAAGATGCCTCACGACATCGCCGAGCGGGACGTCATCGTCCTGGATCCCATGCTGGCTACCGGCGGCTCCGCCGTGGCGGCCATCCAGTTCCTGAAAAACTATGAGTGCAGGAGCATCAAGCTGATGAACATCCTGGCCGCCCCTGAGGGCATCCAGGCAGTGCGTACCGCCCATCCCGATGTGGACATCTATGTGGCCGCGGTGGACGAGAAGCTCAATGACCACGGCTATATCGTCCCCGGCCTGGGCGACGCAGGCGACCGAATTTTCGGCACTAAATAA
- a CDS encoding histidinol-phosphate aminotransferase, whose translation MNQRYWSSRIQGLVPYTPGEQPKDRTFIKLNTNENPYPPSPRVLEAIRREADQRLRLYPDPESAALRGALAEHYGVEPEQVFCGNGSDEVLGLCFYALFSPGRKVVFPDITYSFYPVYTELFGLDYEEIPLNEDFTLPVERFLGGNGGAVICNPNAPTGRALPLSDIRRIVEANPAAAVLVDEAYADFGAQSAVELIDQYPNLLVVRTMSKSRSLAGMRIGYALGSQDLIDGVNCVKNSFNSYPLDRLAQAAGEAAVRDTAYFEETRGKIMATRTWVTHRLREMGFQVHDSSSNFLFIAHPDHSGRVLQQGLRDRGVLVRRFERPRIQDHLRVSIGTDEEMEAMCRAMEEILKGQ comes from the coding sequence ATGAATCAACGATACTGGAGCAGCCGGATCCAGGGACTGGTGCCCTACACCCCCGGGGAGCAGCCCAAGGACCGGACGTTCATCAAGCTGAACACCAACGAGAACCCCTACCCCCCTTCTCCCCGGGTGCTGGAGGCCATCCGGCGGGAGGCGGATCAGCGCCTGCGGCTCTATCCTGATCCGGAGTCTGCCGCGCTGCGGGGGGCGCTGGCGGAGCACTATGGCGTGGAGCCGGAGCAGGTGTTCTGCGGCAACGGCTCAGACGAGGTGCTGGGGCTGTGCTTTTACGCCCTGTTCAGCCCCGGGCGGAAGGTGGTGTTCCCAGACATCACATACAGCTTCTATCCGGTCTATACCGAGCTGTTCGGGCTGGACTATGAGGAGATCCCCCTCAACGAGGACTTCACCCTGCCGGTGGAGCGCTTTCTGGGGGGGAACGGCGGCGCGGTGATCTGCAACCCCAACGCACCCACGGGCCGGGCCCTGCCTCTGTCTGACATCCGGCGGATCGTGGAGGCCAACCCGGCAGCGGCGGTGCTGGTAGACGAGGCCTACGCCGACTTCGGGGCCCAGTCCGCTGTGGAGCTCATCGACCAGTATCCCAACCTGCTGGTGGTCCGCACCATGTCCAAGTCCCGGTCCCTGGCGGGGATGCGGATCGGCTACGCCCTGGGCAGCCAGGACCTGATCGATGGGGTGAACTGCGTGAAGAACTCCTTCAACTCCTACCCCCTGGACCGGCTGGCCCAGGCGGCAGGGGAGGCGGCCGTGCGGGACACGGCATATTTTGAGGAGACCCGGGGCAAGATCATGGCGACCCGGACGTGGGTCACCCACAGGCTGCGGGAGATGGGCTTCCAGGTCCATGACTCCAGCTCCAATTTCCTGTTCATCGCCCACCCGGACCACTCCGGGCGGGTGCTCCAGCAGGGGCTGCGGGACCGGGGCGTGCTGGTGCGCCGGTTTGAACGCCCTAGGATACAGGACCATCTGCGGGTGTCCATCGGGACAGACGAGGAGATGGAGGCCATGTGCCGGGCTATGGAAGAGATTTTGAAAGGACAGTGA
- a CDS encoding integral membrane protein, with the protein MKQSKILSVLLAVLTACLVLSSSVAVPILCRPFYYAHIGPLGLVQATGLTEEAIRQAYDEMLDFCLGAPEFSTGALSWSQSGRDHFADVRVLFLLDLAVLALSAALLLLWFLLGRRMGLVPRPLLGRGPGFWSAAGLGIVFAVVGLLASLDFERAFVVFHALFFPGKDNWLFDPAVDQIILILPEVFFRNCALLIGGLILLWCAILIGTDLWLGRRRR; encoded by the coding sequence ATGAAACAGAGTAAGATCCTGTCCGTCCTGCTGGCCGTCCTTACGGCCTGCCTCGTGCTCTCCTCCTCTGTGGCGGTCCCCATCCTCTGCCGCCCTTTCTATTACGCCCATATCGGCCCTCTGGGGCTGGTCCAGGCTACCGGCCTGACAGAGGAGGCGATCCGCCAGGCCTATGACGAGATGCTGGACTTCTGCCTGGGCGCCCCGGAGTTCTCCACCGGCGCGCTGTCCTGGTCACAGTCCGGCCGGGACCATTTTGCCGATGTGCGGGTCCTCTTCCTGCTGGATCTGGCCGTGCTGGCCTTGTCTGCCGCCCTCCTGCTCCTCTGGTTCCTGCTGGGCCGGCGGATGGGCCTGGTGCCCCGCCCCCTTCTGGGCCGGGGCCCCGGCTTCTGGTCTGCCGCGGGGCTGGGCATCGTCTTCGCCGTGGTGGGCCTGCTGGCCTCCCTGGACTTTGAGCGGGCTTTTGTGGTATTCCACGCCCTGTTCTTCCCGGGGAAGGACAACTGGCTCTTCGACCCGGCGGTGGACCAGATCATCCTGATCCTGCCGGAGGTCTTTTTCCGCAACTGCGCTCTGCTCATCGGGGGGCTGATCCTGCTCTGGTGCGCCATCCTTATCGGGACGGACCTGTGGCTGGGACGCCGCCGCCGCTGA
- a CDS encoding carbon starvation protein — protein sequence MNAVLVLSIGIVILIVGYIFYGGWLAKQWGVDDSRPTPAHELEDGMDYVPAKAPVLMGHHFSSIAGAGPINGPIQAAVFGWMPVVLWVLIGGIFFGAVHDYGALFASIRHKGQSIGEVVALNIGDRSKKLFLIFSYLTLVLVVAAFASIVASTFQATYVDGVLDTAASATNASVAMISLLFIVMAVLFGFFVYRRGASLAVATIAGCVGIVICLLIGLNWHPIYLSNSVWMWIIGAYILVASVAPVWILLQPRDYLSSFLLYAMMAIAAVGVIGAGLTGADAAHMDMPAFTGFYDNLAPTGTSLGYVFPALFVTIACGAISGFHSLVGSGTTAKQLDHERDAKPIAYGGMLIECALALVSLCAVSFIWTEYASGEIVTPTQVFATGISRMIASIPGLAGTQATVSSLLVLTVSVFCLTSLDTATRLARYMFQEFWLKPGQTYKEATGFKAILTNPVVATAITVVLGVGLGMTGYSKIWPLFGAANQLLAALALLAVCAWLGNIGKNNKMFYIPMIFMLIVTLTSLAQTISTQVGKITAGAATDWAPYAQAILGVLLFILAIVLAVEGCMTIFGKKKNTAAK from the coding sequence ATGAATGCAGTGTTAGTTCTTTCCATTGGCATTGTCATTCTGATCGTAGGTTACATCTTCTACGGCGGATGGCTTGCCAAGCAGTGGGGCGTGGATGACTCCCGGCCCACCCCTGCCCATGAGCTGGAGGACGGCATGGACTATGTCCCCGCCAAGGCTCCGGTGCTGATGGGCCACCACTTTTCGTCTATCGCCGGCGCCGGCCCCATCAACGGCCCCATCCAGGCCGCCGTATTCGGCTGGATGCCTGTGGTGCTGTGGGTGCTGATCGGCGGCATCTTTTTCGGCGCCGTCCATGACTACGGTGCCCTGTTCGCTTCCATCCGCCACAAGGGCCAGTCCATCGGCGAGGTGGTCGCCCTGAACATCGGCGACCGTTCCAAGAAGCTGTTCCTGATCTTTTCCTACCTGACCCTGGTGCTGGTGGTGGCCGCTTTCGCCTCCATCGTGGCCAGCACCTTCCAGGCCACCTATGTGGACGGCGTGCTGGACACCGCCGCCTCTGCCACCAACGCGTCCGTGGCCATGATCTCCCTGCTGTTCATTGTCATGGCCGTCCTGTTCGGCTTCTTTGTCTACCGCCGCGGGGCCTCCCTGGCAGTGGCCACCATTGCCGGCTGCGTGGGCATCGTGATCTGCCTGCTCATCGGCCTGAACTGGCACCCCATCTATCTGTCCAACTCCGTGTGGATGTGGATCATCGGCGCCTACATTCTGGTGGCCTCTGTGGCTCCCGTGTGGATCCTGCTCCAGCCCCGTGATTATCTGTCCTCCTTCCTGCTGTACGCCATGATGGCCATCGCCGCTGTGGGCGTCATCGGGGCCGGTCTCACTGGTGCGGACGCTGCCCACATGGATATGCCCGCCTTCACCGGCTTCTATGACAACTTGGCGCCCACCGGCACCTCCCTGGGCTATGTCTTCCCCGCCCTGTTCGTTACCATCGCCTGCGGCGCCATCTCCGGCTTCCACTCCCTGGTGGGCTCCGGCACCACCGCCAAGCAGCTGGATCACGAGCGGGACGCCAAGCCCATCGCCTACGGCGGCATGCTCATCGAGTGTGCGCTGGCCCTGGTCTCCCTGTGTGCTGTGTCCTTCATCTGGACCGAGTACGCCTCCGGCGAGATCGTCACCCCCACCCAGGTGTTTGCCACCGGCATTTCCCGCATGATCGCCTCCATCCCCGGCCTGGCGGGCACACAGGCCACCGTCAGCTCCCTGTTGGTGCTGACCGTATCTGTCTTCTGCCTGACCTCCCTGGATACTGCCACCCGTCTGGCCCGCTACATGTTCCAGGAGTTCTGGCTGAAGCCCGGCCAGACCTATAAGGAGGCCACCGGCTTCAAGGCCATCCTCACCAACCCCGTGGTCGCCACCGCCATCACCGTGGTGCTGGGCGTGGGTCTGGGCATGACCGGCTACTCCAAGATCTGGCCCCTGTTCGGCGCCGCCAACCAGCTGCTGGCCGCGCTGGCCCTGCTGGCCGTCTGTGCCTGGCTGGGCAACATCGGCAAGAACAACAAGATGTTCTATATCCCCATGATCTTCATGCTGATCGTCACCCTGACTTCCCTGGCTCAGACCATCAGCACTCAGGTGGGTAAGATCACCGCCGGCGCTGCCACCGACTGGGCCCCCTATGCGCAGGCCATCCTGGGCGTGCTGCTGTTCATCCTGGCTATCGTGCTGGCTGTTGAGGGCTGCATGACCATCTTCGGCAAGAAGAAAAACACCGCCGCGAAGTAA
- a CDS encoding ABC transporter solute-binding protein translates to MKKAFSLILTLSLSAGLLAGCSGSGTEKRVVNVCSWGEYIDESLIQQFEEATGIEVNYQTSPSNEELYSSLTLGGTSYDVIVPSDYMISQLIEEDMLQPLDYDKIPNFSKIADRFKNLSYDPENLYTVPYTWGTLGIIYNSTMVDQPITSWDAMFDPQYADQVLMINNSRDALGIALMDLGYSVNTDSEEELRAAYDLLAEAKKAGVYQAWVMDEVFDKMEAGEAAVATYYAGDYLSMLENNEDLVYVVPEEGSNWFVDAMCILKNAENVDEAHEWINFMASTDASLKNMDYIWYASPNQEALDSYPDYYEETYGEPLDMERYEIMAAPQEVLDRCEAYLVRPVDTRTLYNDLWTDLGILS, encoded by the coding sequence TTGAAAAAAGCATTTTCCCTCATTCTTACCCTGTCCCTGTCCGCCGGCCTGCTGGCTGGCTGCTCCGGCTCCGGTACCGAAAAGCGGGTGGTCAACGTGTGCAGCTGGGGTGAATATATTGATGAGAGCCTCATCCAGCAGTTTGAGGAGGCGACCGGGATCGAAGTCAACTACCAGACCTCTCCCAGCAACGAGGAGCTCTACTCCTCTCTCACTCTGGGCGGCACCAGCTACGATGTGATCGTCCCCTCGGACTATATGATCTCCCAGCTCATCGAGGAGGACATGCTCCAGCCTCTGGACTACGACAAGATCCCCAACTTTTCCAAAATCGCCGACCGGTTCAAGAACCTGTCCTATGACCCGGAGAATCTCTATACGGTCCCCTACACCTGGGGCACCCTGGGCATCATCTACAACAGCACCATGGTGGACCAGCCCATCACCAGCTGGGACGCCATGTTTGACCCCCAGTATGCCGACCAGGTCCTGATGATCAACAACTCCCGGGATGCCCTGGGCATCGCACTGATGGATCTGGGCTACTCCGTCAACACCGACAGCGAGGAGGAGCTGCGGGCCGCCTACGATCTGCTTGCTGAAGCCAAGAAGGCCGGTGTGTATCAGGCATGGGTCATGGACGAGGTCTTCGACAAGATGGAGGCCGGCGAGGCCGCCGTGGCCACCTACTATGCCGGCGACTACCTGAGCATGCTGGAGAACAATGAGGACCTGGTCTACGTGGTCCCCGAGGAGGGCTCCAACTGGTTCGTGGATGCCATGTGTATCCTTAAGAACGCAGAGAATGTGGATGAGGCTCATGAGTGGATCAACTTCATGGCTTCCACCGATGCCAGCCTGAAAAATATGGACTATATCTGGTACGCCTCCCCCAATCAGGAGGCCCTGGATTCCTATCCCGACTACTACGAGGAGACCTATGGCGAACCCCTGGACATGGAGCGCTATGAGATCATGGCTGCCCCCCAGGAGGTTCTGGACCGCTGCGAGGCCTATCTGGTGCGCCCGGTAGACACCCGCACCCTCTACAACGACCTGTGGACCGATTTGGGCATTCTCTCCTGA